The Fortiea contorta PCC 7126 genome has a segment encoding these proteins:
- a CDS encoding pentapeptide repeat-containing protein, with translation MDSKKLLSQYAQGERNFNRAILHQVNLRNTDLKGANFAEADLSGADLSGIDLRGCNLTRANLTNADLSGANLANANLSEVNFIGADLIRANLEGTNLCRADLRGANLALANLLGANLSEAELSGANLTNAILRHTNLICTNLNEAEFLGADLTGATVTESETNNQVLHVGLSHTWITWAGSC, from the coding sequence ATGGACAGTAAAAAGCTCCTGAGTCAATATGCACAAGGAGAAAGGAATTTTAATAGAGCTATTTTGCATCAGGTGAATTTGCGTAACACTGATTTAAAAGGTGCAAATTTTGCTGAAGCTGATTTGAGTGGAGCCGATTTGAGTGGAATTGATTTAAGAGGATGTAATTTAACTCGTGCAAATCTCACTAACGCAGACCTGAGTGGAGCTAATTTAGCTAACGCAAACTTGAGTGAAGTTAATTTTATTGGCGCCGATTTAATCAGGGCTAATTTAGAGGGAACAAATCTTTGTCGGGCTGATTTGCGGGGTGCAAATTTAGCGCTAGCTAACTTGTTAGGAGCAAATCTCAGTGAGGCGGAATTGAGTGGTGCGAATTTAACTAATGCTATTCTCAGACACACAAATTTAATTTGCACTAACCTGAATGAAGCTGAATTTCTTGGTGCAGATTTAACGGGAGCAACTGTCACTGAATCAGAGACGAATAATCAAGTTCTTCATGTTGGTTTATCTCATACATGGATAACTTGGGCTGGTAGCTGCTAA
- a CDS encoding type II toxin-antitoxin system HicA family toxin — MSKLKKLVEEFLKQPPEVRFQDVYYLLTAFGFEEKRSKGSHHSFRDSQGRTITVPKTGGQKVKGVYVQRIIELLNLQEWIDEDAKPEEQGD, encoded by the coding sequence ATGAGCAAACTCAAAAAATTAGTGGAGGAATTTCTCAAACAGCCTCCAGAAGTGCGATTTCAGGACGTATACTATTTGTTGACAGCTTTTGGCTTTGAAGAAAAAAGGTCTAAAGGTAGCCATCATAGTTTTCGAGACTCTCAAGGTAGAACTATTACCGTACCTAAAACTGGGGGACAAAAAGTCAAAGGTGTTTATGTACAACGAATAATTGAACTATTAAATTTACAAGAGTGGATTGATGAAGACGCTAAACCAGAAGAACAAGGAGATTGA
- a CDS encoding type II toxin-antitoxin system HicB family antitoxin: MKTLNQKNKEIEKQSLEYYLNLQYPVTLYPDPERGYVAQIKDLPGCLTQGETLEQTIANINEARELWIETAYEAGDDIPLPINDDSYSGKLLVRMPKSLHRRLSETAEQEGVSLNQYIVSLLSAVT; the protein is encoded by the coding sequence ATGAAGACGCTAAACCAGAAGAACAAGGAGATTGAGAAACAGTCCCTAGAATATTATTTAAATCTTCAATATCCTGTAACACTTTACCCCGATCCAGAGAGGGGATATGTAGCTCAAATTAAAGACTTACCTGGATGTCTGACTCAAGGTGAAACCCTAGAACAGACAATTGCTAATATTAATGAAGCTAGGGAATTGTGGATTGAGACAGCTTATGAAGCTGGTGACGACATTCCCTTACCTATTAATGATGATAGCTACAGTGGTAAATTGCTGGTGAGAATGCCAAAATCTTTACATCGTCGTTTATCTGAGACTGCTGAACAAGAAGGTGTTAGTTTAAATCAGTATATTGTGTCTTTGTTGAGTGCAGTTACTTAA
- the cobJ gene encoding precorrin-3B C(17)-methyltransferase, whose amino-acid sequence MITKIAPAIVVLSQNSVTLARQIISVFPGGTVYGLAGRTSAVDVSFTNFGETLRELFAQRTPVIGICAAGILIRTLAPLLSDKRQEPPLIAVAEDGSAVIPLLGGLNGVNDLARRIAEVLNVQAAITTTGDIRLGTALLSPPPGYHLANPEDAKTFISDLLAGAQVKIVGTAPWLSNSQLPIDPSGDLTIEVTERAVTFQPNCLVYHPATVAIGMSGTEEDSTTAVALIQQLLVDAELAPASVAAIFAPITTAANPVIHAVANSLGVPARFFTSNQLERDLSQGYSPAKAVAEATIAQSPQIAIASQPIDPNTIGQPQGRLAIIGTGPGGLQWMSPEVREILKSATDLVGYKTYLDLIGALGDGKQRHESDNQEELARAKIALDLAAEGRYVAVVSSGDPGIYAMATAVFEVIDRYNQPAWDSVEIHVAPGISAMQAAAAAIGAPLGHDFCAISLSDILKPWSIIAQRIAAAAAADFVIAFYNPVSQERTWQLTAARDILLQHRTPDTPVVLGRNLGRTGESVKAIALSQLTADVADMRTVILVGSTKTRSIQRSAHHIVYTPRRYT is encoded by the coding sequence ATGATCACCAAGATTGCACCCGCCATTGTAGTATTAAGTCAAAACAGCGTAACACTCGCCCGCCAAATCATCAGCGTCTTTCCTGGGGGGACTGTCTACGGTTTGGCGGGGCGCACATCTGCAGTTGATGTCAGCTTCACCAACTTTGGCGAAACGTTGCGAGAGTTGTTCGCACAGCGAACGCCCGTAATAGGTATTTGCGCCGCCGGAATTTTAATTAGAACCCTAGCCCCGCTACTTTCAGATAAACGCCAAGAACCGCCACTGATAGCTGTAGCTGAAGATGGTAGCGCGGTTATTCCTCTGTTGGGTGGACTCAATGGAGTCAACGATTTAGCCCGTCGCATTGCTGAGGTTCTGAACGTACAAGCAGCCATCACAACTACAGGCGATATCCGCTTGGGTACAGCCTTGTTATCACCTCCTCCTGGATACCATTTAGCCAATCCAGAAGATGCGAAAACCTTTATCTCAGATTTGCTCGCAGGGGCGCAGGTGAAAATAGTCGGGACGGCGCCCTGGTTGAGTAATAGTCAACTACCGATTGACCCAAGTGGAGATTTGACCATCGAGGTTACTGAACGTGCGGTGACTTTTCAACCCAATTGCCTTGTTTATCACCCAGCAACCGTAGCAATTGGCATGAGTGGCACTGAGGAAGATAGTACAACAGCGGTGGCGCTAATACAGCAACTGCTGGTAGATGCTGAACTAGCACCAGCATCAGTTGCAGCGATATTTGCCCCCATCACTACCGCTGCTAATCCAGTCATACACGCTGTTGCTAATTCCTTGGGAGTGCCTGCGCGGTTTTTTACCTCAAATCAACTGGAAAGAGATTTATCACAAGGCTACAGCCCTGCAAAAGCCGTAGCTGAAGCAACGATCGCCCAGTCTCCCCAAATAGCGATCGCCTCCCAACCCATCGACCCCAACACCATCGGTCAACCACAGGGGCGATTAGCAATCATCGGTACAGGCCCTGGCGGGTTACAGTGGATGTCACCAGAGGTGAGAGAAATTCTTAAATCGGCAACCGATTTAGTGGGTTATAAAACTTACCTAGATTTAATCGGTGCACTGGGTGATGGTAAGCAACGCCACGAGTCAGATAACCAGGAAGAATTAGCAAGGGCAAAGATAGCGCTGGATTTGGCCGCCGAGGGGCGATATGTTGCAGTGGTATCCTCTGGTGATCCTGGTATCTATGCAATGGCAACTGCAGTCTTCGAGGTAATTGATCGCTATAATCAACCCGCATGGGACAGTGTGGAAATTCATGTAGCACCGGGTATTTCGGCAATGCAAGCAGCCGCAGCAGCTATTGGCGCACCTTTGGGGCATGATTTCTGTGCAATTTCCCTTTCCGATATTTTAAAGCCTTGGTCAATTATTGCCCAACGCATCGCCGCAGCGGCTGCAGCTGATTTCGTCATTGCCTTTTATAATCCTGTTTCCCAAGAACGTACTTGGCAACTGACAGCAGCTAGAGATATCCTATTGCAGCATAGAACGCCAGATACCCCGGTAGTGCTAGGGCGAAATCTCGGTAGAACTGGAGAAAGTGTGAAAGCGATCGCGCTCAGTCAACTAACAGCAGATGTCGCCGACATGCGGACAGTGATTCTCGTCGGTTCCACCAAAACCAGAAGCATTCAGCGCAGTGCTCATCACATCGTTTACACACCACGACGATATACCTAA
- a CDS encoding precorrin-8X methylmutase: MPDYIRDADEIYRHSFAIIRSEANLNLLPPDVAKVAVRLIHACGMTDIVNDIGYSPTAVQSARAALADGAPILCDCRMVADGVTRRRLPANNQVICTLNEPETAELAQRLGTTRSAAALELWQPHLDRAVIAIGNAPTALFRLLEMLDTVTTKPAIILGFPVGFVGAAESKAALAADSRNVPFLTLHGRRGGSAIAAAAVNALATEAE, encoded by the coding sequence ATGCCAGACTACATCCGAGACGCCGACGAAATCTACCGTCATTCCTTCGCCATCATCCGCTCAGAAGCCAACCTCAATCTGTTACCTCCAGATGTAGCAAAAGTTGCAGTTAGATTAATTCATGCCTGTGGAATGACGGATATTGTGAACGACATAGGATATTCCCCCACAGCCGTGCAATCAGCACGAGCCGCACTAGCAGACGGCGCACCGATTTTGTGCGATTGTCGCATGGTTGCCGACGGAGTGACAAGGCGGCGCTTGCCTGCAAATAACCAAGTTATCTGTACCCTCAACGAACCAGAAACAGCAGAACTTGCTCAACGTCTGGGAACGACTAGATCAGCCGCCGCCCTAGAATTATGGCAACCCCACCTAGACAGAGCAGTAATCGCCATTGGTAACGCTCCTACCGCCCTGTTTCGCCTCTTAGAAATGCTGGATACAGTGACCACAAAACCAGCAATCATCTTAGGCTTTCCCGTCGGCTTTGTCGGTGCAGCCGAGTCCAAAGCCGCACTAGCAGCAGACAGCCGCAATGTACCATTTTTAACTTTACACGGTCGGCGTGGTGGTAGTGCGATCGCTGCCGCCGCCGTTAATGCTCTAGCCACGGAGGCAGAATGA
- a CDS encoding GDSL-type esterase/lipase family protein, translated as MLIILAVVVGLLVVLEVGLRSLFGFGNPLIYVPDAQIGYLLAPNQRTRRFGNRIEINAYSMRSPAIEPTLPDSTLRVLILGDSIANGGWWTDQARTISSLITNSGNSVNIGNYRKIEVLNASANSWGPRNELAYLQRFGNFHAQVVVLLINTDDLFAVTPTSLPVGRDRNYPDHKPLLALVEVVQRYLYKQKPIPEMIALQNETGDRVGKNLAAISQIHTLTRQFSSQLLLVMTPLLRELGEPGPRDYEITARQRLIDFTQTQQIVYLDILPIFNSTKNPQALYHDHIHLNFAGNQLVSQIIERSLGEVLKNELIFKTD; from the coding sequence GTGTTAATAATTTTGGCGGTGGTTGTGGGATTGTTGGTGGTGCTGGAGGTAGGATTGCGATCGCTATTTGGTTTTGGCAATCCTTTGATTTATGTTCCTGATGCACAGATTGGTTATTTGCTGGCTCCTAATCAGCGGACTCGGCGCTTTGGTAATCGTATTGAAATTAATGCCTATTCGATGCGGAGTCCGGCTATTGAGCCTACACTCCCGGATTCGACGCTGCGGGTGTTGATTTTAGGCGATTCTATCGCTAATGGCGGCTGGTGGACGGATCAGGCTCGGACGATTTCTAGTTTAATTACCAATTCTGGAAATTCAGTAAATATTGGTAATTATCGCAAAATAGAAGTATTAAATGCTTCAGCTAATTCCTGGGGGCCTAGAAATGAACTCGCCTATTTACAAAGGTTTGGTAATTTTCATGCCCAGGTGGTAGTGCTATTAATTAATACTGATGATTTATTTGCAGTGACGCCTACTTCTTTACCAGTAGGACGCGATCGCAATTATCCAGATCATAAACCTCTATTGGCACTGGTGGAAGTTGTGCAACGCTATCTCTACAAGCAAAAGCCGATTCCAGAAATGATAGCACTGCAAAATGAAACAGGCGATCGTGTCGGGAAGAATTTAGCCGCTATCAGCCAAATCCACACTTTAACTCGTCAATTTTCCAGCCAATTGCTGTTAGTGATGACTCCCTTGCTGCGGGAACTGGGTGAACCGGGCCCCCGTGATTACGAAATTACAGCCCGTCAGCGTTTGATTGATTTTACTCAAACTCAACAAATTGTTTATCTAGATATATTGCCAATTTTTAACTCTACCAAAAACCCGCAAGCTCTCTACCATGACCATATTCACCTCAATTTTGCGGGAAATCAATTAGTCAGTCAAATTATCGAGCGATCGCTCGGTGAAGTTTTAAAAAATGAGTTGATATTTAAAACTGATTAA
- a CDS encoding precorrin-2 C(20)-methyltransferase, with amino-acid sequence MKTKGRLYGIGVGPGDPELLTLKALRLLQAAPVVAYQSATNRESVARAIVAPYLTGNQIEVPFHLPRALEPETAEAIYDREVAPIAEHLAAGRDVVVLCEGDPFFYGSFMYVFTRLSEQYETEVVPGVSSLMACPVALGVPFTYYNDILTVLPAPMPAEALTTQLLTTDAAAIIKLGRHFTKVRDILHQLGLASRARYIERATTARQRIVSLDEVDPAEVPYFSMIIIPTKMRL; translated from the coding sequence ATCAAAACCAAAGGTCGGCTTTATGGAATTGGTGTTGGGCCAGGCGACCCAGAACTATTAACCTTGAAAGCCCTGCGGCTGTTGCAAGCAGCACCTGTAGTCGCCTATCAATCAGCCACAAATCGGGAGAGTGTAGCTAGGGCGATTGTGGCTCCATATCTCACAGGTAATCAAATTGAAGTTCCCTTTCATCTTCCCCGCGCCCTAGAACCAGAAACAGCCGAGGCTATCTACGACAGAGAAGTTGCACCCATCGCCGAACATCTCGCCGCTGGGCGAGACGTAGTTGTGTTGTGCGAAGGTGATCCGTTTTTCTACGGTTCATTTATGTACGTTTTCACACGCTTATCTGAGCAGTATGAAACAGAAGTTGTCCCCGGCGTTTCCTCCCTCATGGCTTGTCCCGTAGCATTGGGCGTACCCTTCACCTACTACAACGATATCCTTACCGTGCTACCCGCCCCAATGCCTGCAGAAGCCTTAACCACACAACTATTAACAACCGACGCCGCCGCAATTATCAAACTAGGGCGTCACTTCACCAAAGTCCGAGATATTCTGCATCAACTAGGATTAGCATCCCGTGCGAGATACATTGAACGGGCGACAACCGCACGCCAACGCATCGTATCCCTCGATGAAGTTGACCCTGCAGAAGTGCCCTATTTTTCCATGATTATTATTCCAACTAAAATGCGACTTTAG
- a CDS encoding Uma2 family endonuclease, producing MVATPEPNYLTPEEYLKLEETSSIKHEYIDGYAYAMAGALDPHVTTAGNLFTLLRSHVRGTGCRVYIADMKARIESLNRYYYPDVMVTCDARDQETPGHKKFPCLIVEVLSNSTEAFDRGDKFADYQQIETLQEYVLINTKRQRIECLRRSAQNIWILQIYTLSDEIFELKSIDFEATIAELYEDVTLESSTAD from the coding sequence ATGGTCGCTACCCCAGAACCCAACTACCTGACTCCAGAAGAATACCTCAAACTGGAGGAAACAAGTTCAATTAAACACGAATACATCGATGGTTACGCCTACGCCATGGCTGGAGCACTTGACCCCCACGTTACCACAGCCGGAAATTTGTTTACTCTCCTCCGTAGCCATGTGCGGGGAACAGGTTGTCGTGTTTACATCGCTGACATGAAAGCCCGGATTGAGTCGCTCAATCGATATTACTATCCTGATGTCATGGTGACATGCGATGCGCGAGATCAGGAAACACCAGGACATAAAAAATTTCCTTGTTTAATTGTCGAAGTTTTATCTAATTCTACTGAAGCCTTTGATCGGGGTGATAAATTTGCTGATTATCAGCAAATTGAAACATTACAAGAATACGTTTTAATTAATACGAAACGTCAGCGAATTGAATGTTTAAGACGTAGCGCCCAAAATATATGGATCTTGCAAATTTACACATTATCAGATGAAATATTTGAACTTAAAAGTATTGACTTTGAAGCCACAATAGCAGAACTCTATGAAGATGTGACTTTGGAATCAAGCACTGCTGATTGA
- a CDS encoding GerMN domain-containing protein, producing the protein MLHKTQRYFLPFIAIAIASSLSSCKSSQEVAHSSLSVSQTPSIAQLTAKSAVSEPVLTNVTVYTSDVQCQVLIPQKLAVPAKEAIKDSISKILEQPDSGDFDLLSYRVSVEDGTATVDFRISPQSPRQLASLSSCEQFALFGSLRKTLTSNTQWNIKQVRFTARGEEIVL; encoded by the coding sequence ATGTTGCACAAGACTCAGAGATATTTTCTCCCATTTATAGCCATAGCGATCGCTTCTAGCCTCAGCAGTTGTAAATCTAGTCAAGAAGTAGCCCACTCTTCCCTCAGTGTCAGCCAAACCCCCAGCATCGCTCAACTGACAGCTAAATCTGCGGTTTCAGAACCAGTTCTCACTAACGTCACCGTCTACACAAGCGATGTCCAATGTCAAGTACTGATTCCTCAGAAATTAGCAGTACCCGCCAAGGAAGCAATCAAAGATTCCATCAGTAAAATTTTAGAACAACCAGATTCTGGTGACTTCGATTTATTAAGTTATCGCGTTAGTGTCGAAGATGGTACCGCTACAGTAGATTTTCGCATCTCGCCTCAATCACCGCGACAACTAGCTTCTCTTTCTAGCTGTGAACAGTTTGCTCTTTTTGGTAGTCTCCGCAAAACCCTCACAAGTAATACTCAATGGAACATTAAACAGGTTCGCTTCACCGCACGAGGTGAGGAGATTGTTCTGTAG
- a CDS encoding bifunctional cobalt-precorrin-7 (C(5))-methyltransferase/cobalt-precorrin-6B (C(15))-methyltransferase — translation MTQKWLSIIGIGEDGLQGLSAIARSLVEQAEVIMGGDRHLAMLRANDSRLQIAWKSPFSHSVEEIIQRRGQHVCILASGDPLCYGVGDTLTQRIPISEMTIIPAPSTFSLACARLGWSLSAVETLSLCGRPASVLQSYIYPGARLLILSAGKDTPQLVAEILTKRGFGDSEMTVLERMGGVQERIIVSKAAAGMETQIAALNAIAVHCIADAAITPLSRLPGLPDDAYNHDGQLTKREVRAMTLSTLAPTPGELLWDVGAGCGSISIEWMRTHPRCRAIAIEQNTTRLHYIADNAAALGVPNLQIIAGQAPTALKNLPTPNAIFIGGGVTAHELFDICWSALPIGGRIVANVVTIEGEQTLFKWYEKVGGNFTRIAIQKAEPIGKFLGWRALAPVTQWIVVKK, via the coding sequence ATGACACAGAAATGGCTCTCGATTATCGGTATTGGTGAGGACGGATTACAGGGGTTAAGTGCGATCGCCCGTTCTCTGGTTGAGCAAGCTGAGGTGATCATGGGAGGCGATCGCCATTTGGCAATGTTAAGAGCAAATGACTCTCGTTTGCAAATAGCCTGGAAATCTCCCTTTAGCCACTCTGTTGAAGAGATTATCCAGCGTCGCGGTCAGCATGTCTGCATTCTCGCCAGTGGTGATCCTTTGTGTTACGGAGTTGGTGACACCCTCACACAGCGGATTCCTATTTCCGAAATGACAATTATTCCCGCACCGTCAACTTTTAGTCTCGCCTGTGCCAGATTAGGATGGTCTTTAAGTGCAGTGGAAACCTTAAGTTTGTGTGGTCGTCCAGCTTCTGTGTTGCAATCTTATATCTATCCTGGAGCGCGATTATTGATTCTCAGTGCGGGGAAAGATACGCCGCAGCTTGTAGCTGAAATCTTGACAAAGCGAGGTTTTGGTGATAGCGAGATGACTGTATTGGAACGGATGGGAGGAGTTCAAGAAAGAATTATTGTCAGTAAAGCTGCAGCGGGGATGGAAACCCAAATTGCGGCTTTAAATGCGATCGCAGTTCATTGTATCGCCGATGCCGCAATAACTCCACTATCCAGGCTACCAGGACTACCAGACGATGCCTACAACCACGATGGACAGCTCACCAAACGGGAAGTCAGGGCTATGACCTTATCTACCCTCGCACCCACACCAGGAGAGTTGCTGTGGGATGTTGGCGCCGGCTGTGGTTCCATATCTATAGAATGGATGCGGACTCATCCGAGATGTCGGGCGATCGCTATTGAACAAAACACCACAAGATTACATTACATAGCCGACAACGCCGCAGCTTTAGGTGTCCCCAACTTACAAATCATCGCCGGTCAAGCACCAACCGCTCTCAAAAACCTACCCACACCCAATGCTATCTTTATTGGTGGTGGAGTTACAGCCCATGAATTATTTGATATTTGTTGGTCAGCATTACCAATTGGCGGGCGTATAGTTGCTAATGTTGTCACCATAGAAGGTGAACAAACTTTATTTAAATGGTATGAAAAAGTAGGCGGTAATTTCACGCGAATTGCCATCCAAAAAGCTGAACCAATTGGTAAATTTTTAGGTTGGCGAGCCTTGGCACCTGTTACACAATGGATAGTAGTAAAAAAATAA
- the cobG gene encoding precorrin-3B synthase, with the protein MPSATHIYYLLSASHREGVTALLSQISPCPGLFYPTPAQDGLLYRIRIPGGMLNSQQLRAIANIADQYGGNYADVTNRANLQIRELSQDIHKEVLKSLQDLGLAARNPAVDHIRNIMTSPTASIDLYELIDTRPFVQGWENYITAHPELSRLSAKFSVCFDGGGIVSVCDAGSGQSQRLNDITLAAVLVDGQVYFRLHLSVGAGGEPPRDTGILLPTKRYLPVLAALTDIYLEHTDITSKRKLRLRDLLNTLGSDNYLQQVQQRLPFSLFVHQQRQDLTYHVSTKNYQHIGIHPQRQADLFYIGVVLPLGRLETFQMRGLANLAAKYGSANLRLTPWQNLLITDIPQQWVADVKREIAALGLDCSPRNINSALVACSGNTGCAASATDTKSDALALAEYISTHVTLNHPINIHLSGCSKSCAQHSQSEITLLGVTHHNNTGYRVYVGDGESNQQFGRELYPAVTTAELPKLLEQMLQVYQRQRIDPHETFREFTNRHAIAQLKHLFTLSTLTAIFIFLPLRLCAFA; encoded by the coding sequence ATGCCGTCCGCAACACACATTTACTATCTACTCTCTGCGTCGCACAGGGAAGGAGTTACAGCTTTGCTATCTCAAATTTCGCCTTGTCCTGGATTGTTTTATCCTACACCCGCCCAAGACGGTTTATTGTATCGCATTAGAATACCAGGCGGAATGCTCAATAGTCAACAATTGAGAGCGATCGCCAACATCGCTGATCAATACGGTGGCAATTATGCCGATGTGACAAATCGCGCTAACCTACAAATTCGGGAACTTTCCCAAGATATTCATAAAGAAGTTCTGAAAAGCTTACAGGATTTAGGTTTAGCCGCCAGGAATCCGGCTGTAGACCATATCCGTAATATTATGACCAGCCCGACTGCAAGTATCGATTTATACGAATTAATCGACACACGTCCCTTTGTTCAAGGTTGGGAAAATTACATCACAGCCCATCCCGAACTTTCAAGGTTGTCAGCAAAATTTAGCGTTTGCTTTGATGGCGGCGGGATAGTTTCAGTGTGCGATGCCGGCAGCGGGCAAAGCCAGCGCCTCAATGATATCACCCTGGCTGCAGTCTTGGTCGATGGTCAAGTTTACTTTCGCTTGCATCTGAGTGTCGGTGCTGGAGGAGAACCACCAAGGGATACAGGAATTTTATTGCCAACAAAACGATATTTGCCAGTTTTGGCAGCTTTAACTGATATCTACTTAGAGCATACCGACATTACCAGTAAACGCAAGCTCCGGTTGAGAGACTTACTCAACACTTTAGGTTCTGACAATTATCTTCAACAAGTCCAGCAGCGCTTACCTTTTTCCCTGTTTGTTCATCAGCAACGCCAAGACTTGACATATCACGTCTCTACAAAAAATTATCAACACATCGGCATCCATCCGCAACGCCAAGCCGATTTATTTTATATTGGCGTAGTTTTGCCCCTCGGTCGCTTAGAAACTTTCCAGATGCGGGGTTTAGCTAATTTAGCCGCCAAATACGGAAGTGCTAATCTCCGACTCACCCCTTGGCAAAATTTGCTAATTACCGATATTCCCCAACAATGGGTTGCTGATGTCAAAAGAGAAATAGCCGCCTTAGGGTTAGATTGTTCACCCCGCAATATAAACAGTGCATTAGTCGCCTGTTCTGGTAACACAGGTTGTGCCGCTTCGGCAACTGACACCAAAAGTGACGCCCTAGCATTAGCAGAGTATATCAGCACACATGTCACCCTCAATCACCCAATTAATATCCATCTCAGCGGCTGTAGCAAATCCTGCGCCCAACATAGCCAAAGCGAAATTACCCTGCTTGGTGTGACTCATCACAATAACACTGGCTATCGCGTCTATGTAGGTGATGGCGAAAGCAACCAACAATTTGGTCGAGAACTCTACCCAGCAGTAACTACAGCAGAATTACCCAAATTGCTAGAGCAAATGCTACAGGTGTATCAACGCCAACGTATTGATCCACATGAAACCTTCAGAGAATTTACCAATCGACATGCGATCGCCCAATTAAAGCACCTATTCACCCTATCAACTCTGACAGCAATTTTCATCTTTCTTCCTTTGCGCCTTTGCGCCTTTGCGTGA